One stretch of Methyloversatilis sp. RAC08 DNA includes these proteins:
- a CDS encoding TIGR03088 family PEP-CTERM/XrtA system glycosyltransferase, protein MTRIVHVVHHFGTGGLENGMVNLLNNFPEGDFEHHVVCLQGHSHFAERIRPGRVIFHDVKKKPGKDPAHYFRLWRTLRALRPDILHTRNLSAIEAVLVGWLAGVPIRVHGEHGRDVFDLDGSNARYNRLRRIARPFVHRYLTVSRDLQNWLIDAIGVDASRVTQIYNGVDKQRFSPPAVRSRDLLPEGFGQDCFVIGSVGRMVGVKDYPTLVSAFIRACAQPGGDALRLVIIGDGVARQPCQRMVDDAGLAAQVWFPGERNDIAALMTCFDLFVLPSLGEGISNTILEAMACGLPIVSTRVGGTPELVDDAVNGRLFAPGDVIALSSIIVDYAADPTLLAAHGSASRQKIESSFSIEAMVAAYRNTYLTLSGRQARPDASTT, encoded by the coding sequence GTGACCCGTATTGTTCATGTCGTTCATCATTTCGGCACAGGTGGCCTCGAGAACGGCATGGTCAACCTTCTCAACAATTTCCCCGAAGGCGACTTCGAGCACCATGTGGTGTGCCTGCAGGGTCATTCCCATTTTGCGGAGCGCATCCGCCCGGGCCGCGTGATCTTCCATGACGTGAAGAAAAAGCCGGGCAAGGATCCGGCGCATTACTTCCGCCTGTGGCGCACGCTGCGTGCGCTTCGCCCCGATATCCTGCACACCCGCAACCTGTCTGCGATCGAAGCTGTGCTGGTGGGTTGGCTGGCCGGGGTGCCGATTCGTGTGCATGGCGAGCATGGCCGCGACGTGTTCGACCTCGATGGCAGCAATGCGCGCTACAACCGCCTGCGCCGCATCGCGCGTCCGTTCGTGCACCGATATCTGACGGTCAGCCGCGATCTGCAGAATTGGCTGATTGACGCCATCGGCGTCGATGCGTCGCGCGTGACGCAGATCTACAACGGAGTCGACAAGCAGCGTTTCAGTCCACCTGCCGTCCGATCGCGCGACCTGTTGCCGGAAGGCTTCGGGCAGGACTGCTTCGTGATCGGCAGTGTGGGGCGCATGGTGGGCGTCAAGGACTATCCGACGCTCGTGTCGGCCTTCATCCGTGCCTGTGCGCAGCCGGGCGGTGATGCCTTGCGCCTGGTGATCATCGGGGATGGCGTTGCTCGCCAGCCCTGCCAGCGGATGGTCGACGACGCCGGGCTGGCTGCGCAGGTGTGGTTTCCCGGCGAACGCAACGATATTGCTGCACTGATGACGTGCTTCGATCTGTTCGTGCTGCCTTCGCTGGGTGAAGGCATTTCGAACACGATACTCGAAGCCATGGCGTGCGGTCTGCCCATCGTATCGACTCGGGTCGGCGGCACGCCGGAACTGGTCGACGACGCGGTCAATGGTCGTCTGTTCGCGCCCGGCGATGTCATCGCCTTGTCGTCGATCATCGTCGATTACGCAGCCGACCCCACGCTGCTCGCCGCGCACGGCAGTGCGTCACGGCAGAAAATCGAGTCCTCCTTTAGCATTGAAGCGATGGTTGCGGCTTACCGTAATACCTATCTCACGCTGTCGGGCAGGCAAGCTCGCCCCGACGCATCCACCACCTGA
- the xrtA gene encoding exosortase A, with protein sequence MRPRAKQVRSHSSRKVMSMLNPASSTRVAEVRPVTGAWRSAGPLFLLLLAVLLALYWDTASSMVEIWLRSETFAHGLLVVPIFAWLVWRKRGALSNVSPQPCLWGLAALALSLAGWLAAEVAGVQVVRQLAFVASIPALVIAVLGWRIAWVIAYPLAFLFLGVPMGENLMLPLMNFTADFTVGALQLLNFPVYREGTFFELPSGSWSVVEACSGLRYLISSVTVGALYAYVSYRSIWRRAAFIAASFVVPIIANGFRALMIVLLAHYSDMKIATGVDHIIYGWVFFGVIMLLLFWVGSFWQEREAEDVPPEAGSAAWRPVSAFRTAAVGIAAAALLAGPLLYVAQLAQRQLPPLPGLVLPVEPGAGWTLDQEVALTDWRPTFQNPDRETTLQYRRNDEVIVVHLAWYGRQRQDAELINSGNYMIEQEHDVWSNVGERILPVTPHALRETELRSSRLRLLIHDWYVVGDTPTANGVIAKLLFARNLLLTGDDAGYAVVLYTKKLEDRAKSQALLREFAALLEPGLEKAVSP encoded by the coding sequence ATGCGCCCGCGCGCGAAGCAGGTCCGCAGTCATTCATCAAGGAAAGTCATGTCAATGCTGAACCCGGCATCCTCCACTCGCGTGGCTGAAGTGCGCCCGGTCACCGGTGCGTGGCGCAGCGCGGGCCCGCTGTTTCTGCTGCTGCTCGCGGTTCTGCTTGCCCTGTACTGGGACACGGCCAGTTCCATGGTCGAAATCTGGCTGCGATCCGAAACCTTCGCCCACGGCCTTCTGGTGGTGCCCATCTTTGCCTGGCTGGTCTGGCGCAAACGGGGGGCGCTGTCGAACGTGTCGCCGCAGCCGTGTCTCTGGGGACTGGCTGCCCTCGCGTTGAGTCTCGCAGGCTGGCTGGCAGCGGAGGTCGCCGGCGTGCAGGTGGTGCGCCAGCTTGCTTTCGTTGCGTCCATTCCGGCTCTGGTCATCGCCGTGCTGGGCTGGCGCATCGCGTGGGTGATCGCCTATCCGCTGGCCTTCCTGTTCCTCGGCGTGCCGATGGGCGAAAATCTGATGCTGCCGCTGATGAACTTCACGGCCGACTTCACCGTGGGTGCGCTGCAGCTGCTGAACTTCCCGGTCTATCGCGAAGGCACCTTCTTTGAACTGCCTTCAGGCAGCTGGTCGGTAGTCGAGGCCTGCAGCGGGCTGCGCTATCTCATTTCGTCGGTTACCGTCGGCGCGCTGTACGCCTATGTGAGTTATCGCTCGATATGGCGACGTGCAGCCTTCATCGCTGCGTCCTTCGTTGTGCCCATCATCGCCAACGGTTTCCGGGCGCTGATGATCGTGCTGCTCGCCCACTACTCAGACATGAAGATCGCCACCGGTGTAGATCACATCATCTACGGCTGGGTATTCTTCGGCGTCATCATGTTGTTGCTGTTCTGGGTCGGATCATTCTGGCAGGAACGCGAGGCAGAGGATGTTCCGCCGGAGGCCGGTTCGGCCGCGTGGCGACCGGTGTCGGCGTTTCGGACAGCAGCGGTCGGCATCGCCGCTGCAGCACTGTTGGCGGGTCCGCTGCTCTACGTGGCTCAACTCGCGCAGCGTCAGCTGCCGCCTTTGCCCGGACTGGTTCTGCCGGTCGAACCGGGTGCCGGCTGGACGCTGGATCAGGAGGTGGCGCTGACCGACTGGCGTCCAACGTTCCAGAATCCCGACCGGGAAACCACGCTGCAGTACCGCCGCAACGACGAAGTGATCGTCGTTCACCTCGCGTGGTACGGACGGCAGCGTCAGGATGCCGAACTGATCAATTCCGGCAACTACATGATCGAGCAGGAGCATGACGTGTGGTCGAACGTCGGCGAACGCATTCTTCCGGTTACGCCACATGCGCTGCGGGAGACGGAACTGCGCTCATCGCGGTTGCGTCTGCTGATCCATGACTGGTATGTGGTGGGTGATACGCCGACCGCAAACGGCGTCATCGCGAAGCTGCTGTTCGCACGCAATCTGCTGCTGACCGGTGATGATGCGGGTTACGCGGTCGTGCTGTACACAAAGAAACTTGAGGATCGCGCGAAGTCCCAGGCGCTTCTGCGCGAATTCGCGGCCCTGCTGGAACCCGGGCTCGAGAAAGCTGTTTCGCCGTGA
- a CDS encoding TIGR03087 family PEP-CTERM/XrtA system glycosyltransferase has translation MEALLFLAHRLPFPPNKGDKIRSYHLLKHLARRYEIHAGTFVDDAADLPHVTTLATSCAQLHTEQIDPRSRKPASLRALATGESLSVAYYRSSAMQRWVDDTIARHDIRKVVVFCSTMAQYLDRHPQLRRIVDLVDVDSEKWSEYAARHRWPMSWLYRREARTLLQYETRVVDASDMSLLVTPAEVALFESLAPAMKGRVTAVPNGVDVDFFHPSQAGANPYPASGQAIVFTGAMDYWPNIDAASWFATDVMPLILAVQPSARFYIVGMNPAAEVRDLERLGHVTVTGRVDDVRPWVAHAACAVAPLRVARGIQNKVLEAMAMARPVVVSITCAGSLDAEAGRDFAVALDARSFADAVLSCFDPVNAGTIGVSARARIEQVYRWDSALAALDTCLDAPAREAGPQSFIKESHVNAEPGILHSRG, from the coding sequence ATGGAAGCGCTGCTCTTTCTGGCTCATCGCCTGCCTTTTCCACCCAACAAGGGGGACAAGATCCGCTCGTATCACCTGCTGAAGCATCTGGCCAGGCGTTACGAAATTCATGCGGGTACTTTCGTCGATGACGCGGCAGATCTTCCGCATGTGACGACGCTCGCGACAAGCTGTGCCCAGCTTCACACGGAGCAGATCGATCCTCGCAGCCGCAAACCTGCATCGCTGCGTGCGCTGGCAACCGGGGAATCGCTGAGCGTTGCCTACTATCGATCGTCGGCCATGCAGCGCTGGGTCGACGACACGATTGCGCGACACGATATCCGCAAGGTGGTCGTCTTCTGTTCGACCATGGCGCAATACCTCGATCGTCATCCGCAATTGCGGCGCATCGTCGATCTGGTCGATGTCGACTCGGAGAAGTGGTCCGAGTACGCAGCACGTCATCGCTGGCCGATGTCCTGGCTCTACCGCCGAGAGGCGCGCACCCTTTTGCAGTACGAAACGAGGGTGGTCGATGCCTCGGACATGAGTCTGCTGGTGACGCCGGCCGAGGTAGCGTTGTTCGAGTCGCTTGCCCCGGCGATGAAAGGACGCGTGACCGCCGTGCCCAATGGCGTGGACGTCGATTTCTTCCACCCGTCGCAGGCCGGTGCCAACCCGTATCCCGCATCGGGGCAAGCGATCGTATTCACTGGCGCGATGGACTACTGGCCCAATATTGACGCCGCCAGCTGGTTCGCCACTGACGTGATGCCGCTCATTCTCGCCGTGCAGCCTTCGGCGCGTTTCTACATCGTCGGCATGAATCCGGCGGCTGAAGTGCGTGATCTCGAACGTCTTGGTCATGTCACGGTGACCGGGCGGGTGGACGACGTTCGGCCGTGGGTGGCGCACGCAGCCTGTGCCGTGGCGCCGCTGCGTGTGGCGCGTGGTATCCAGAACAAGGTGCTTGAAGCGATGGCCATGGCGCGGCCGGTCGTTGTGTCGATAACCTGCGCCGGCAGCCTTGATGCCGAAGCCGGGCGCGATTTCGCCGTCGCGTTGGATGCCCGCTCGTTCGCCGACGCAGTGCTTTCTTGTTTTGATCCGGTGAATGCCGGCACCATCGGCGTGAGTGCCCGTGCGCGTATCGAACAGGTCTATCGCTGGGACAGCGCACTGGCTGCGCTGGATACTTGCCTCGATGCGCCCGCGCGCGAAGCAGGTCCGCAGTCATTCATCAAGGAAAGTCATGTCAATGCTGAACCCGGCATCCTCCACTCGCGTGGCTGA
- a CDS encoding FemAB family XrtA/PEP-CTERM system-associated protein — translation MRPEAEFMTAVSVSVRAATDADRANWNAFVEASPAASFFHLFEWRDIMRNVFGHRTHYLLAEQAGRVCGVLPLAQVKSRLFGHSLVSLPFGVYGGVAADNESAALALETEAQRIAQSLDVDHLEFRNVSARHTDWPTEDLYVTFRKELSPDVEANMNAIPRKQRAMVRKGIKNGLVAKFDADNARFFELYSDNVHRHGTPAMSRRYFDTLRATFGERCSVMTVEGPDGALLSSVMSFYFRDEILPYYAGDAEAARDLAANDFKYWELMRHACERGIRVFDYGRSKQGTGSYSFKKNWGFEPAPLHYEYCLYKRDSLPRNNPSNPKYKLMIEVWRRMPRSFANVLGPFIVRNLG, via the coding sequence GTGCGACCTGAGGCGGAATTCATGACAGCTGTCAGCGTGAGCGTGCGCGCCGCCACCGATGCGGACCGCGCGAACTGGAACGCCTTCGTGGAAGCGAGTCCGGCGGCGAGCTTCTTTCACCTGTTCGAGTGGCGCGACATCATGCGCAATGTTTTCGGCCACCGCACGCACTACCTGCTGGCCGAACAGGCCGGGCGTGTCTGTGGCGTGCTGCCGTTGGCGCAGGTCAAGAGCCGGCTGTTCGGACACTCTCTGGTGTCGCTGCCGTTCGGCGTCTATGGCGGCGTGGCGGCGGACAACGAATCCGCTGCGCTGGCGCTGGAAACCGAAGCGCAACGCATTGCACAGTCGCTCGACGTCGACCATCTCGAATTCCGCAACGTCAGCGCGCGCCACACCGACTGGCCGACCGAAGACCTCTACGTCACCTTCCGCAAGGAACTGTCACCGGACGTCGAGGCGAACATGAACGCCATTCCGCGCAAGCAGCGCGCGATGGTGCGCAAGGGCATCAAGAACGGTCTGGTCGCGAAGTTCGACGCCGACAACGCCCGCTTCTTCGAGCTCTATTCGGACAACGTGCATCGTCACGGCACGCCTGCGATGTCGCGTCGCTACTTCGACACGCTGCGCGCCACCTTCGGCGAGCGCTGCTCGGTCATGACGGTCGAAGGCCCAGACGGTGCGCTGCTGAGCAGCGTCATGAGCTTCTACTTCCGCGACGAAATCCTGCCCTATTACGCAGGCGACGCGGAGGCCGCGCGCGATCTGGCCGCGAACGATTTCAAGTACTGGGAACTGATGCGTCACGCCTGCGAACGCGGCATCCGGGTATTCGACTACGGCCGCAGCAAGCAGGGCACGGGTTCGTATTCGTTCAAGAAGAACTGGGGTTTCGAGCCGGCACCGCTGCACTACGAATACTGCCTTTACAAGCGCGACAGCCTGCCTCGCAACAACCCGTCCAATCCCAAGTACAAGCTGATGATCGAAGTCTGGCGCCGCATGCCGCGCAGCTTCGCCAACGTCCTTGGGCCATTCATCGTTCGCAATCTCGGCTGA
- a CDS encoding XrtA system polysaccharide deacetylase, whose amino-acid sequence MPGCRHAPHREPDAVTTIRNAFTVDVEDYFQVSALAPYIARADWDRIECRVERNVDRILALLDESGNRATFFTLGWIAQRHPAMVQRIARAGHEIASHGSAHLRATDQTPADFLDDISRAKKLLEDITGVEVRGYRAPSFSIGHANPWALDCVAEAGYRYSSSIYPVKHDHYGMPDAPRFPFASRDGLMEVPVTTVRVGSRNLPAGGGGYFRLLPYAASRWLLQQVNRRDGRPAMFYCHPWEIDAAQPRVAGVDAKSRFRHYINLDRTEGRLARLMRDFRWGRMDEVFPEIARAT is encoded by the coding sequence ATGCCTGGCTGCAGGCACGCGCCGCATCGTGAGCCGGACGCCGTGACGACCATCCGCAACGCCTTTACCGTCGACGTGGAAGATTACTTCCAGGTGTCGGCGCTGGCGCCCTACATCGCGCGGGCCGATTGGGACCGCATCGAGTGCCGTGTCGAGCGCAACGTGGATCGCATCCTTGCGCTGCTCGATGAATCGGGCAACCGCGCCACCTTCTTCACGCTGGGCTGGATCGCGCAGCGCCACCCGGCCATGGTGCAACGCATTGCGCGAGCCGGGCACGAAATCGCCAGCCACGGCAGTGCACACCTGCGTGCCACCGACCAGACGCCGGCCGATTTCCTCGACGACATTTCGCGTGCCAAGAAGCTGCTTGAAGACATTACCGGCGTGGAAGTGCGTGGCTATCGTGCCCCGAGCTTTTCGATCGGCCATGCCAATCCGTGGGCGCTCGATTGCGTGGCCGAAGCGGGCTACCGCTACAGTTCCAGCATCTACCCGGTCAAGCATGATCACTATGGCATGCCGGATGCGCCGCGTTTTCCGTTCGCCTCGCGCGACGGCCTGATGGAAGTGCCGGTCACCACCGTACGTGTCGGCAGTCGCAATCTGCCGGCCGGGGGCGGCGGCTATTTCAGGCTGCTGCCCTATGCAGCGTCGCGCTGGCTGCTGCAGCAGGTGAACCGGCGCGACGGCCGACCGGCCATGTTCTATTGCCATCCGTGGGAAATCGACGCCGCGCAGCCGCGTGTCGCCGGTGTCGATGCGAAATCGCGCTTTCGTCACTACATCAACCTCGACCGCACCGAAGGCCGGCTGGCGCGTCTGATGCGCGATTTCCGCTGGGGCCGGATGGACGAGGTGTTTCCGGAGATAGCCCGTGCGACCTGA
- the wecB gene encoding non-hydrolyzing UDP-N-acetylglucosamine 2-epimerase produces MTIAHSVSITTVLCIVGARPNYMKMAPILRAFDEHVPAIPWVLVHTGQHYDHAMNERLFSGLRLPTPQHNLEVGSGTHAVQTAEIMKRFEPLVDDIKPSCVLVVGDVNSTLACALVAVKKHIAVVHVEAGLRSGDRAMPEEINRILVDRIADRLYTTERSALANLVGEGVDASWVHFAGNVMIDSLLSSRSLAVPPVATLNEHGIDPALIAGGRYGVVTLHRPSNVDDPEQLKRLAGMLSKAAERLPLVFAIHPRTRSNLEKFGLGALLDNPRIALLPPLGYLEMLGLMDGATVMITDSGGLQEETTALSVPCITLRENTERPITAEQGTNTVVGSDETLFVRCLDDTLATGGKRGRVPEYWDGAAAPRIAADLYAWLQARAAS; encoded by the coding sequence ATGACTATTGCGCACTCGGTGTCCATCACGACGGTGCTGTGCATTGTCGGCGCCCGCCCGAACTACATGAAGATGGCGCCCATCCTGCGCGCCTTCGATGAGCACGTGCCTGCGATTCCGTGGGTGCTGGTGCATACCGGTCAGCACTACGACCATGCGATGAATGAGCGCCTGTTCAGCGGACTGCGCCTGCCGACGCCGCAGCACAACCTCGAAGTGGGTTCCGGCACGCATGCGGTGCAGACGGCCGAAATCATGAAGCGCTTCGAGCCGCTGGTCGACGACATCAAGCCGTCGTGCGTGCTGGTTGTCGGCGACGTGAATTCCACATTGGCCTGTGCGCTGGTCGCGGTGAAGAAGCACATCGCCGTGGTGCATGTCGAAGCCGGGCTGCGCAGCGGAGACCGCGCGATGCCGGAAGAAATCAACCGCATCCTGGTCGACCGCATTGCCGACCGGTTGTACACGACCGAGCGCAGCGCGCTGGCAAACCTGGTGGGTGAAGGCGTCGATGCGTCCTGGGTGCATTTCGCCGGCAATGTCATGATCGACTCGCTGCTGTCGAGCCGCTCGCTGGCGGTGCCCCCGGTGGCGACATTGAACGAGCACGGCATCGATCCGGCGCTGATTGCCGGTGGCCGTTACGGCGTCGTGACACTGCATCGCCCGAGCAATGTCGACGATCCGGAACAGCTCAAGCGCCTTGCCGGCATGCTGTCCAAGGCTGCAGAACGGCTGCCGCTGGTGTTCGCCATCCATCCGCGCACCCGCAGCAATCTCGAAAAGTTCGGGTTGGGCGCCCTGCTGGACAACCCGCGCATCGCGCTGCTGCCGCCGCTGGGTTACCTGGAAATGCTCGGCCTGATGGATGGCGCGACGGTCATGATCACCGACTCCGGTGGCCTGCAGGAGGAAACGACCGCGCTGTCGGTGCCGTGCATCACCCTGCGCGAAAACACCGAGCGGCCGATCACGGCGGAGCAGGGCACCAATACCGTTGTGGGTTCCGACGAAACACTGTTCGTGCGCTGCCTCGATGACACGCTGGCGACCGGCGGCAAACGCGGACGCGTCCCCGAATACTGGGACGGTGCAGCCGCCCCGCGCATTGCTGCCGACCTCTATGCCTGGCTGCAGGCACGCGCCGCATCGTGA
- a CDS encoding XrtA/PEP-CTERM system-associated ATPase, which yields MYESFYGLSGKPFQLNPDPSFFFGSKGHRRALAYLEYGLHQSEGFIVITGEIGAGKTTLVRSLLQKLDVKKVVAAQLVSTHLDAEDTLRLVAAAFGLPNKQLKKADLLLSIEMFLLSLTAAGKRALLIVDEAQNLTPRAIEELRMLSNFQLGEHALLQSFLVGQPEFRETMQSPDMQQLRQRVIASYHLGPMDPAETEAYIEHRLKHVGWRGSPAFLAGTHEAIFKATDGVPRRINTLCDRLMLAGFLTGATSFSPDEVAVVVSEIRDEAGDAAAAAAVAKHGDSGVPLASSGRASFGGSHMIGTPELFDMDLSQFKLDAPSAQRVRDFVNAQQAGYLEDRLLRIERSLEQTISMLRELADRSLDNGKDAE from the coding sequence ATGTACGAATCCTTTTACGGCCTCTCCGGCAAGCCTTTCCAGCTCAACCCCGATCCGTCCTTCTTCTTTGGCAGCAAGGGGCACCGCCGCGCGCTCGCCTACCTTGAGTACGGGCTGCACCAGAGCGAGGGCTTCATCGTCATCACGGGTGAAATCGGTGCCGGCAAGACCACGCTGGTGCGCAGCCTGCTGCAGAAACTCGATGTCAAGAAGGTCGTGGCGGCGCAGTTGGTCAGTACGCATCTTGATGCTGAAGACACCTTGCGTCTGGTTGCGGCCGCTTTTGGCCTGCCGAACAAGCAACTGAAGAAGGCCGACCTGCTGCTGTCGATCGAAATGTTCCTGCTGTCGCTGACCGCAGCAGGCAAGCGCGCGTTGCTGATCGTCGACGAGGCACAGAACCTGACGCCGCGCGCCATCGAAGAATTGCGCATGCTGTCCAACTTCCAGCTTGGCGAGCATGCGTTGTTGCAGAGTTTTCTGGTCGGTCAGCCTGAATTTCGGGAAACGATGCAGAGCCCGGACATGCAGCAGCTGCGGCAACGGGTGATCGCGTCCTACCACCTCGGGCCGATGGACCCGGCCGAAACCGAGGCCTACATCGAACACCGGCTCAAGCATGTCGGCTGGCGCGGGTCACCGGCCTTTCTGGCCGGCACGCACGAGGCGATCTTCAAAGCCACAGACGGGGTGCCGCGCCGCATCAATACGCTGTGCGACCGGCTCATGCTGGCGGGATTCCTAACCGGCGCCACCTCGTTCTCGCCGGATGAGGTTGCGGTGGTGGTCAGCGAAATCCGCGATGAAGCAGGAGATGCGGCCGCAGCGGCTGCCGTTGCCAAGCATGGCGATTCGGGTGTTCCTCTGGCATCGTCCGGCCGGGCGTCCTTTGGTGGCTCCCACATGATCGGCACGCCCGAGCTGTTCGATATGGATCTTTCCCAATTCAAGCTCGATGCGCCTTCGGCGCAGCGCGTGCGGGATTTCGTCAATGCGCAGCAGGCCGGTTACCTCGAAGATCGATTGTTGCGTATCGAGCGTTCGCTCGAACAGACCATTTCGATGCTGCGCGAGCTTGCCGACCGTTCGCTCGACAACGGGAAGGACGCAGAATGA
- a CDS encoding TIGR03016 family PEP-CTERM system-associated outer membrane protein, giving the protein MAMSLTGTECRARRLLISRQSFRGGRFFAAALLVALSGLDAPVAQAENWRVTPTLSTRMVSSDNISFSATDPQSDTVFEVNPGISVRRVSPRINLAAAYTPRYFHYVDETFSSRLSHAYNVNGRFEVVDDLFFIDVRAISSQQNRSVFNAVPTDNVLSANQLNNTRTFSVTPSFRGKLRLGDIATWSSSFSSARTESSRNLGSVSTETFTGALESKPAKIGWRADVSSTSTDSDRGNTKRDRITGSLIFRPDASLQLSVRYGFEKGNAFNAGRNPSAQGYQDTYGLGLVWTPTPRTSIRADIDKRPFATTSLLNATHRMAQMAFTATHTRTLTNRAQQLLEPTGVSDLFDSLSQIEPFASVTDTIQREQLMNEFLLSRGLDRFVVGLSPILTDLEFLQTRSQFSITRTGARSTLLLSVFLNESDRGIGSGGITGGDDFDLASVIRQHGWNATLSHRVGSTSSLVLNYTSTQSNGRSNSLSGLSSNRDVLNLTLSTPLGARTNGSIGLRMTRATVISGDVDENALIATLTTRFN; this is encoded by the coding sequence ATGGCTATGAGTCTGACCGGAACCGAGTGCCGGGCGAGAAGGTTGTTGATTAGTCGGCAAAGCTTCCGCGGAGGGCGTTTTTTTGCTGCTGCGCTCCTCGTCGCCTTGAGCGGCCTGGATGCGCCGGTTGCGCAGGCAGAGAACTGGAGGGTTACGCCCACGTTGTCGACCCGGATGGTTTCATCCGACAACATCAGCTTTTCTGCGACAGATCCGCAGTCTGATACCGTATTTGAGGTGAACCCGGGGATCAGCGTTCGACGGGTGAGCCCCCGGATCAATCTGGCGGCTGCCTACACGCCGCGCTACTTTCATTATGTGGATGAAACTTTCTCGTCCAGGCTGTCGCATGCCTACAACGTGAATGGTCGCTTCGAAGTTGTCGATGATCTGTTCTTCATTGATGTGCGTGCCATTTCAAGTCAGCAAAACAGGTCGGTCTTCAATGCGGTACCCACCGATAACGTACTTTCCGCGAACCAGCTCAACAACACTAGAACCTTTTCGGTTACGCCTTCTTTCCGCGGCAAGTTGAGGCTGGGTGATATCGCCACCTGGTCTTCCAGCTTCTCGTCGGCTCGAACTGAATCGTCCCGTAATCTGGGCAGCGTCAGCACCGAAACTTTCACCGGAGCGCTTGAAAGTAAGCCGGCCAAGATCGGTTGGCGGGCGGACGTCAGTTCGACGTCGACCGATTCGGATCGTGGCAACACCAAGCGCGATCGCATCACGGGTTCCCTCATCTTCCGCCCGGATGCATCGCTGCAACTGTCGGTGCGCTATGGATTCGAGAAAGGTAATGCTTTCAATGCCGGGCGAAATCCTTCCGCGCAGGGATATCAGGATACCTATGGCCTCGGTCTGGTCTGGACACCGACCCCTCGCACCTCCATCAGGGCCGATATCGACAAGCGACCCTTTGCCACAACGAGTTTGCTGAATGCCACGCATCGGATGGCGCAGATGGCTTTCACCGCAACGCATACGCGCACGCTGACCAATCGCGCGCAGCAACTTCTCGAGCCGACAGGCGTGTCCGATCTTTTTGACAGCCTTTCACAGATTGAGCCCTTCGCCAGTGTCACGGACACGATTCAGCGCGAGCAATTGATGAACGAGTTTCTCTTAAGTCGAGGACTCGATCGCTTTGTCGTCGGACTCAGCCCCATCCTTACTGATCTCGAATTTCTCCAGACTCGATCGCAGTTTTCGATTACACGCACAGGTGCTCGCAGCACTCTGTTGCTGAGTGTCTTTTTGAACGAGAGCGACAGGGGAATTGGCTCGGGCGGCATCACGGGTGGGGATGACTTCGATCTCGCCAGCGTGATCCGGCAGCATGGCTGGAACGCGACCCTGTCGCATCGCGTTGGATCAACTTCATCGCTGGTGCTCAACTACACATCCACCCAGTCGAACGGTCGATCGAACTCCCTGTCCGGGTTGAGCAGCAACAGGGATGTCCTGAATCTGACGCTGTCGACCCCGTTAGGCGCCCGCACGAATGGTTCGATAGGTTTGCGCATGACACGTGCCACAGTCATCAGCGGAGATGTGGACGAAAATGCGCTCATCGCAACCTTGACTACACGTTTCAACTGA